In Penaeus monodon isolate SGIC_2016 chromosome 26, NSTDA_Pmon_1, whole genome shotgun sequence, the following are encoded in one genomic region:
- the LOC119589800 gene encoding uncharacterized protein LOC119589800: MSVVRPAMTYGLETAPLRKVGEKKLDVAEMKMLRWMVGVTKMDCIRNNYIRGSLKVTEISKNVQESRLRWYGHLLRRNEDHVGRQALEMKIEGNRPRGRPKTRWKDVVQKDMREKHLDEAEALDRTLWRSLIRNGDPG; this comes from the coding sequence ATGTCTGTGGTCAGACCAGCTATGACCTATGGTTTAGAAACTGCACCACTGAGAAaagtcggggaaaaaaaattggatgttgctgaaatgaaaatgctCAGATGGATGGTGGGGGTAACAAAGATGGACTGCATACGGAATAACTATATAAGAGGATCACTCAAGGtaacagaaatatcaaagaatgTTCAGGAATCAAGACTGCGATGGTACGGACACCTGCtaagaagaaacgaagatcaTGTGGGAAGACAGGCATTGGAGATGAAAATAGAGGGAAACAGACCAAGAGGAAGGCCTAAGACCAGATGGAAGGATGTTGTTCAAAAAGATATGAGGGAGAAACATCTAGACGAGGCAGAGGCACTGGACAGAACTCTATGGCGAAGTCTCATTAGAAATGGCGACCCCGGGTAG
- the LOC119589801 gene encoding LOW QUALITY PROTEIN: DNA repair endonuclease XPF-like (The sequence of the model RefSeq protein was modified relative to this genomic sequence to represent the inferred CDS: deleted 4 bases in 3 codons), with protein MLEYENQMLLDLLHEDGLLVAAKGLGLERILTSLIITYNDPGNLVLVIGTTSREEEYVLSQLEGQGVTPIPRCVTAECPVNERSQIYANGGVLFVTSRILVMDILMERVPVDLVTGVIVWKAHKILESCQEAFILRLFRMKNKTGFVKGLSSSPLSFTAGFCHVERVMRNLFVKKLYLWPRFHMDVNACLEKCKPEVIELHLKMTTPVQQIQMAVLDLITETVQELRRSNSTIDTEEFTPENAISKSFEKILKVQLEPIWHQLSSRTKMLIADLKVMRTVLMYLTQYDCVTFYNLVNSLGKREAFRARGGIFFGGSRTFFLNSKLGFGSAASPTKKSVREDNAKKLKREYIDQNLEVNPKWLALSEVLAEIREEVQEGKNLEKCLVVTHDDRTSQQLKEYLIDGAQVVLRRIFYRTIGAKMGLQPPPSLFRDKDKNMPKEKGKKGKKTKTTEGAKEEVTLTQITKKYEFVGQDKSEFTNEAETSEEVEEIRRRFLSPLIMVQSVRVRKPLFTVFHLFCYIFSVATISFNLFFSLTQKFNQEVKHSVLSIFFKAFSSFKFFSCVTGCFLIFLQVWQANHTERIRVYFLLYKGTTEEQVYLTNIKREKDAFEYLINEKATMVIPEYNDGKSGDHPDLSRDPRKANEIDTSGNSNSRKGGQTGEEPKVPQRIIVDMREFRSELPALIHKRGIDIDPVTIEVGDYILTPDVCVERKSLSDLIGSLNSGRLYNQAQAMTRYYKKPVLLIEFDQNKSFHLQGRFFLSSDASSSAKDVAAKLQLLTLHFPHLRLLWCPSPYATAEIFQLLKEGKEEPVVAQAQAITAETNPEVDSDKFNPQIKDFISKLPGITTKNIYSVLNKVSDLSELLSLSKEKLKKILGNSRNAQALYSGLHHCMKPPEKEDLKKGSKFTKKGLKRFRTKM; from the exons ATGTTAGAATATGAGAACCAAATGCTGTTAGACCTCCTACATGAGGACGGCCTCCTTGTAGCAGCTAA AGGATTAGGCTTAGAGCGGATTTTGACAAGTCTGATCATCACATACAATGACCCCGGTAACCTAGTACTGGTAATTGGCACTACgtcaagggaggaggagtatgtcCTATCCCAGCTAGAGGGCCAAGGAGTTACTCCAATCCCCAGATGTGTCACGGCAGAATGTCCAGTTAATGAAAG ATCCCAAATATATGCAAATGGTGGAGTGCTCTTTGTGACATCTCGCATTTTAGTCATGGATATTTTGATGGAACGAGTGCCGGTGGATTTGGTAACAG GTGTGATTGTTTGGAAAGCTCATAAGATTCTAGAATCATGTCAAGAGGCTTTTATCCTGAGGTTATTCCGTATGAAAAACAAA ACTGGCTTTGTGAAGGGCCTCAGTAGCAGCCCTTTGTCATTCACTGCGGGATTCTGCCATGTGGAGCGTGTTATGCGGAATCTCTTTGTCAAAAAGTTATACCTGTGGCCAAGGTTTCATATGGATGTTAATGCTTGTTTGGAAAAGTGTAAA CCAGAGGTAATTGAGCTGCACCTGAAGATGACTACCCCAGTTCAGCAAATCCAGATGGCTGTGTTAGATCTGATTACTGAAACTGTTCAG GAACTCCGTCGCTCCAACAGTACCATTGACACTGAGGAATTCACACCAGAAAATGCAATATCCAAATCCTTTGAAAAGATTCTAAAAGTCCAGCTGGAACCCATATGGCATCAGTTGTCATCTCGTACAAAAATGTTAATTGCTGATCTGAAGGTTATGAGAACTGTCCTAAT GTATTTGACCCAATATGATTGTGTGACCTTCTACAATCTCGTAAACTCATTGGGAAAACGAGAAGCCTTCAGAGCTCGGggcgggattttttttgggggcagcaggacatttttt ttaaattcaaaaCTCGGGTTTGGCAGTGCTGCAAGCCCAACAAAGAAATCTGTTAGGGAAGATAATGCTAAGAAACTGAAGAgggaatatatag ACCAAAATTTAGAGGTTAACCCAAAGTGGTTGGCGTTGTCAGAGGTTTTGGCTGAAATTCGAGAAGAAGTGCAAGAGGGAAAGAATTTGGAGAAGTGTCTTGTCGTGACTCATGATGATCGAACTTCACAACAGCTAAAAGAG TATTTGATAGATGGAGCCCAAGTGGTGCTTCGTCGCATTTTCTACCGAACGATTGGCGCAAAGATGGGTTTACAGCCCCCACCCAGCCTCTTTAGGGACAAGGATAAAAATATgccaaaggagaaagggaaaaagggcaagaAGACGAAGACAACTGAAGGGGCAAAGGAGGAAGTGACATTGACTCAGATCACAAAGAAATACGAGTTTGTTGGTCAGGATAAATCTGAATTTACCAATGAGGCAGAAACCAGTGAAGAAGTGGAGGAGATACGAAGGAGGTTTCTCTCCCCACTCATCATGGTACAGTCTGTACGGGTAAGGAAGCCTCTG TTTACAGTCTTTCatcttttctgttatatttttagTGTTGCTACTATTTCATttaatcttttcttctctttaaccCAAAAATTCAACCAAGAAGTAAAGCATTCTGTGCTTAGCATTTTCTTTAAAGCCTTctcttcatttaaatttttttcttgtgtcaCAGGCTGTTTTCTCATATTCCTTCAGGTATGGCAAGCTAATCATACAGAGCGGATAAGAGTGTATTTCTTATTATACAAGGGGACCACTGAAGAACAAGTTTATCTCactaatataaaaagagagaaagatgcatTTGAGTACCTGATTAATGAAAAAGCT ACAATGGTCATCCCAGAGTACAATGATGGTAAGAGCGGCGACCATCCAGACTTGAGCCGTGACCCCCGCAAGGCCAATGAGATTGATACTTCAGGAAACAGCAACTCCAGGAAAGGAGGACAAACAGGAGAGGAGCCTAAAGTGCCACAGAGAATAATTGTTGACATGCGAGAGTTTCGGAGTGAACTTCCTGCTTTAATCCACAAGAGGGGCATTGATATTGACCCAGTTACAATAGAG gttggtGATTACATCCTGACTCCAGATGTGTGTGTAGAGCGCAAAAGTCTAAGTGACTTGATTGGATCGTTGAATTCGGGCCGACTT TATAATCAGGCACAGGCAATGACAAGATATTACAAGAAACCCGTCTTACTTATTGAATTTGATCAAAATAAATCATTTCATCTGCAG GGTCGCTTCTTTCTGTCAAGCGATGCATCTTCATCAGCCAAGGACGTTGCTGCAAAACTACAGCTGCTGACTTTGCACTTCCCTCATCTTCGGTTACTTTGGTGTCCATCACCATATGCTACTGCTGAGATATTTCAGTTGCTGAAG gaagggaaggaagaacctGTTGTAGCACAGGCTCAAGCCATCACTGCTGAGACGAACCCAGAAGTAGATTCTGACAAGTTCAATCCTCAGATAAAA GATTTCATATCAAAACTACCTGGAATAACTACAAAGAACATCTATTCTGTGTTGAACAAAGTCTCAGATCTATCAGAGTTGCTGTCGCTCTCaaaggaa aaactaaaaaagatccTTGGCAACAGTCGCAATGCTCAAGCTCTTTACTCTGGCCTTCACCACTGCATGAAGCCCCCAGAGAAGGAGGACTTGAAGAAGGGCAGCAAGTTTACTAAAAAGGGCCTCAAAAGGTTCAGGACAAAAATGTGA
- the LOC119589823 gene encoding microspherule protein 1-like produces MGKVLLHHRRLLPLFSELFPRMMSRFVPKSQPMNNRPRYRSMELTLPPRERTTSTDSLIEDGTKRRSSSRAIKRPKFDDELVESSLGGQSSTPISKIRTRNPSLSTASDCSVSLPPTPSVTSDVRKRLSSKSSSKRARKGRGSQSIVTKDLGRWKPTDDLSLIIGVQQTCDLVTVHRGVKFSCKFTLAEVQERWYALLYDPTVSRIAQQAMKNLHPDQIQAVQSRALYSKAEEELLGVIKSNSNPGLQTFETLLQENPNVFYPARTAKALMAHWHLLKQYHLLPDQTVPPLNKNGPVKDFSEAEQQIHDSELYESSDDLLEHELGVASRGSKREIRLLEDQVSKWQVLVDTVTGISPPEFDNQTLAVLRGRLVRYLMRSREITLGRKAAGVNVDVDLSLEGPAWKISRRQGIIKLRNTGDFLIANEGKRPIYVDGKPVLAGNKTKLNNNSVVEIASLRFIFLINLDLINVIRQETAKLSGH; encoded by the exons ATGGGCAAGGTCCTTCTTCATCACCGCCGACTTCTACCCCTTTTCTCAGAGTTATTTCCCCGTATGATGTCCAGATTCGTCCCAAAGAGCCAGCC TATGAACAATCGACCACGTTACAGATCAATGGAGCTCACTTTACCCCCCCGGGAACGTACCACCAGTACTGACAGCTTGATAGAAGATGGCACTAAACGCAGGTCTTCCTCTCGTGCCATTAAGAGGCCAAAGTTTGATGATGAACTTGTGGAGTCCAGTCTTGGGGGTCAGAGCTCTACTCCAATAAGCAAGATACGCACTCGcaacccttccctttccactGCATCAGACTGCTCTGTGTCATTGCCACCAACTCCATCTGTAACCTCAGATGTCCGTAAACGCTTATCGTCAAAGTCTTCCAGCAAACGTGCAAGAAAGGGACGAGGGTCCCAGTCCATAGTAACAAAAGATCTTGGACGCTGGAAACCAACCGATGACTTGAGTCTTATTATTGGGGTTCAGCAAACTTGTGACTTGGTCACTGTACACAGGGGTGTCAAGTTTTCATGCAAGTTCACCCTTGCTGAAGTTCAGGAACGCTGGTATGCTTTGCTGTATGATCCAACTGTGTCCAGAATTGCTCAACAAGCCATGAAGAATCTACATCCTGATCAG ATACAAGCTGTACAATCTCGTGCATTGTACAGTAAGGCAGAAGAGGAACTTCTAGGGGTTATAAAATCAAACTCAAACCCAGGACTCCAGACATTTGAAACACTCCTACAAGAAAATCCCAATGTTTTCTACCCTGCTCGTACAGCCAAGGCCCTGATGGCCCACTGGCACCTCCTGAAGCAGTACCACCTCTTGCCTGATCAAACAGTTCCTCCTCTCAATAAAAATGGTCCTGTGAAGGACTTCTCAGAGGCAGAGCAGCAA ATCCATGACTCCGAGTTGTATGAAAGTAGCGATGATCTCTTAGAACATGAGCTTGGAGTGGCCAGCAGAGGGAGCAAAAGAGAAATACGGTTACTGGAGGACCAGGTTTCTAAGTGGCAAGTTCTTGTAGACACTGTGACGGGCATCTCTCCGCCTGAATTTGATAATCAGACGCTTGCTGTTCTGCGAGGCAGATTAGTCAG GTATTTAATGAGGTCACGTGAGATCACCCTTGGTCGCAAGGCTGCCGGAGTGAATGTAGATGTTGACCTTTCTCTTGAAGGTCCAGCATGGAAAATATCTCGCAGACAg GGCATAATCAAGTTGAGGAACACCGGTGACTTCTTAATAGCCAACGAAGGGAAGAGGCCCATATACGTAGATGGCAAACCAGTATTGGCTGGGAACAAGACGAAACTGAATAACAATTCTGTGGTAGAAATAGCGTCTCTTAGATTTATCTTCCTAATCAACCTTGATCTCATTAATGTGATACGTCAGGAAACTGCCAAACTCAGTGGACACTAA